From Sphingomonas sp. PAMC26645:
CCGTGAAGTTGCCGCGCAGGCTCGCCGCCATGCCGATCCCGACCAGCCACTCGCCGTCGCGCACCGACCCCGGCGCCGGCACGCTCGCCGGCCAGCCGAACCGCTCGGCGCCCTGCGTATAGCAATCGAGCATCCGCCGCGTGGAGAACGGCTTGCCGCTCACCGGATCGGCCTCGGGCTCATTGCGCCGCCGCAGTTCGATCGGATCGATCCCAAGCTGCTCGGCCAGTTCGTCCATCGCACACTCGACGCCGAACGTCCCGACCGCCTCGCCCGGCGCGCGCACCGCACCGCTCGCGGGCAGGTCGACGCGCACCAGGTCGGTCTTGAACCGCCGCGTGTCGCCCCGGTACAGCGGCAGCGTCCCGAACGGCACCGGCTCGAGAAACTCGCCATCGTCATTCTGCGCGACGACGCTCTCATGCCCCATGCCGAGGATCACGCCGTTCGCGTCGGCGGCGATCCGGATCCGCTGCGTCGTGTGCGAGCGGTGGTGGACCATATACGCGGTCTGGCGGCGGGGCAGCGCAACCTTCACCGGCCGCCCGACGACCTCCGCCGCGATCGCCGCGAGGATCGCCTCGGGCCCGACACCGGTCTTGCCGCCGAACCCGCCGCCGACATAGGGCGCGAGGACACGCACCTTGTCCGCATCGATCTTCAGCGCCTTCGCGATCGTCTTCCGCGCACCACCGATAACCTGGTTGCTAGACCGCACGGTGAGTTTGTCGCCGTCCCACCACGCGGTGGTCGCGTGCGGCTCCAGCGCGGCGGGAAAATGCACGGGGGTGGTGTAGGTCCGGTCGAACGTCACCGCCGCGTCCGCCATCACCGCGTCGAGATCGCCATTGTCGATCGGCGGCAGGAAGCCGATTTTCGGCGCGGTATCGACCGGCTGCGCCTCGACGTCGAACCGATCCTCCCCCGCCTCGGTACGAACCACGACCAGCGCAGCGGCATCGCGCGCGATTGCCTGGTCCTCCGCGACGACAATCGCGACCGGCTGGCCGAGGTGGAGGATGACGTCGGTATCGAACAGCGGCATCGCGCGCGAGTTGGATTCGCCGGCCGGCATGCGCGCGTCGTTATGAATGACGGCGATGACGCCGGGCAACGCCTCGGCGGCGCTGACGTCGATGCCGAGAATGCGCCCGCTGCCCACCGGCGTGCCGACGATCGCGGCGTAGGCGATGCCGTCGGGCGTACCCTCATACGCATAGTCCGCAACGCCGGTGACCTTAGCCGGCCCCTCGATACGGTCGAGCCCAAGCCCGAGAACGCCCTGCTTCGCGCGGTCGAGACCACCCGGCCGAAACGCCGCATCCATCACGTGTTCGTTCATTCTGCGGTCCTCGGGTGGAGGGAAGGATATGGGTAGGGCAGGGGCGTTTGACGAGGGTTGGGAGTGAGACGCCCTCCACCTCGCCGCCACCCCGGCGAAGGCCGGGGCCCAGTTGGAAAGGCCTTGATAACGGAGGACGATCCTTCGTTATCTTCGTCCCCCAACTGGGCCCCGGCCTTCGCCGGGGTGGTACCTGTTTATGGTATCGTCAGCCCTCAAACAGCCGGCAACTGATCCAGCAGCTTGTCCAGCGTAATCGGGAACTCGCGCACCCGGATTCCCGTCGCATTATACACCGCGTTCGCCACCGCAGCACCTGCACCCGAAATTCCCAGCTCGCCGATCCCCTTCGCGTGGATCGGGTTCGCGTGGATGTCGCGCTCGTCGACGAAGTGGACGTCCATCTGCGGAATGTCCGCATTGGCCGGCACGTGATATTCTGCCAGATCGTGGTTCACCAGCTTGCCGGTCCGCGTATCGTGGATCAGGTCCTCGGTCAGCGCCGCGCCGATCCCGAACGTCATCCCGCCCAGACACTGCGACCGTGCGGTCTTCGCGTTGAGAACACGCCCCGCCGCGAACGACCCGAGCATCCGCCGCACCCGCGTCTCGCCGGTAACCACATTGACCGCGACCTCGGCAAAGTGCGCACCGAACCCGGCCTGCGTCGTCTCCTTCTCCTGCTTGCCCGGCTTGATATGCCCAATAGCCTCGAGACCCTTACCGACCAGCTCGCCGATCGGCGTCGAGCGATTGTCGCCGATCGCCTTGCCGTCCTTGAGCGTAAGGCCGTCCTCATCGACTCCCGCCGCCTTGGCCAGCTTCCCGCGCAGCATCTCGCACGCGAGATACACGGCGGTCCCCGACGACGCCGCACCCCACGAACCACCCGAACCAGCGGCGGGAGGATCGTTGGTATCGCCCAGCGACATCGTGATGTTCTCGACCGGGATGCCCAGGATCTCCGACGCGATCTGCGCCAGGATCGTGTAGCTGCCGGTGCCGATGTCGGTCATCGCCGACGACACCGTCGCCGAGCCGTCCGGGTGGATCTCGACCTTGGCGGACGATTCCTGCATCATGTTGCCGCGCACCGCCGAGGCGACGCCCATGCCGATCAGCCACTCGCCCTCGCGGCGCGTGCCGGCCTTCTGCCGCTTGTCCCAACCGAACTTCTTCGCGCCCTCGTCGAGCGCGCGCGTCAGGTTGCGCGACGAATAGGGCACGTCCTTCTCGGGGTCGATCTTCGGATCGTTGCGCTTGCGCAGCTCGATCGGATCCATCTCGAGCTTCTCGGCCAGTTCGTCCATCGCGCCTTCGAGCGCGAGCATCCCGACCGCCTCGCCCGGCGCGCGCATCGAGCCCGACAGCACGAAGTTCAGATCGACCACCTCATGCGTGATCAGCCGGTTCTCGCCGCCATACAGCATGTGCGTGCCGATGCCCGCAGGCTCGAAATAATCCTCGGTCGACTGGTTCGACGTCAGCGTCTCGTGACCGATCGCCGACAGCTTGCCGTCCGCATCCGCCGCCAGCCGCACACGCTGCTCGGTATTCGACCGACGCACGGTAGCCTCGAACACCTGCGGTCGCGACATCACCGCCTTGACCGGACGGCCAAGCTGCTTCGCCGCGATCGCCGCCGCGACGCTCTCGGGTGCGATGCCGAGCTTCGATCCGAACCCGCCGCCAATATAGCGCGCGATGATCCGCACCTTCTTCTCCGACAGCCCCAGCGACTTCGCCAGCTGCTGCGCGTCCGACGTCGGCATCTGGTACGCGCCGTACAGCGACAGCGAGCCGTCCTCTTCCCACACCGCGGTCGAGGCATGCGGCTCCATCGCCGCCGAATTCTGGCTCGGCGTGACATAGGTCGAATCGATCTTCACCGCCGCCTCGGCCATCGCCTTGTCGACATCGCCCTGCTTGAAATGCGCCGGCGTCGCATCGTCCGGCGGCGTCCGGGTCTCGTCGCGGTACGCGGCGAAGTCGTACTGTCCCTCGGCCTCGTCATATTCGATCGGCAGGCGCGCCGCGGCATCGCGCGCGACCTCGAAGCTCTCGGCGAGCACGATCGCGACGATCTGCCCAAAGAACGCGATGTCCTTCACACCCTGCGTAGGTGCATCGGTCGCGCCGCCCTGCGCCGAGACACGGATGAACTGGTCGAAATCGGTGACGACGTCGATTACGCCGGGGATCGCCTTGACCGCGTCGACGTCGATCGAGACGACCTTGCCCGCCGAAATCTTCGTGCCGACCAGCACGCCATACGCCATGTTCGCGAACTGGTATTCCGCGGCATAGGTAGCCGTCCCGGTGACCTTCAGCGGCCCGTCGATCCGGTCGAGCGGCTTGCCGATGACGCCCTGGACGCCCGTATCCAGAAGACTGTCCGGATGCGGCTTGTCCATCGTCAGGCTATTCGTAGTGCCAAGACCAAACATGCTTATGCTCCCGTGACGTTGCGCAGCGTCGCGATCAGCGTGCGACGGGCGAGGGGGATCTTGAAGTCGTTCGAGCCATAGCCCTTGGCGTCGGCGAGCAGCGCGGTCGCCGCAGCCTCGAACACGGCATCGGACGGCGCCTTGCCGACCAGGGCCGCCTCGACCGCCGGGTTGCGCCACGGCATCGGCCCGAGCCCACCGAACGCGAGCGAGGCCGACGCAATCACGCCGTCCTGCACGTCGACGATCGCTGCAACGGAGACGAGCGCGAAGGCATAGGACGCACGATCGCGGACCTTACGGTATTCCTGCTTGCCCTTGACCGGTGCCGGCAGCTCGATGTGCGTGATCAGTTCACCCGCTTCGAGCGCGTTCTCGATCTGCGGCGTATCGCCCGGCAGGCGATAGAAGTCGTGGATCGAGATCCGCCGACGATCGCCATCCGCCTTCAGCGTCACGATCGTCGCGTCGAGCGCGCGCATCGCCACCGCCATGTCGCTTGGGTGCGTCGCGATGCAGTGCTCGCTCGTCCCCAGCACGGCGAGGATGCGGTTGAAGCCACCGATCGCCGAACAGCCGCTGCCCGGCTCGCGCTTGTTGCAGGCCGCGGCCGTGTCGTAGAAATAATAGCACCGCGTCCGCTGGAGCAGATTGCCCCCGGTCGACGCCTTGTTGCGCAACTGCCCGCTCGCACCCGCCAGCAACGCGCGGCTCAGTACCTCGTATCTCGCGACGACGCGGCGATCGGCGGCGAGATCGCTGTTCGGCACCAGCGCACCGATCGTCAGCCCGCCATCCTCGCGCTCCTCGATCTTCGCGAGATCGAGCCGCGAGATGTCGACCAGCTTGTCCGGCGTCTCGACCTGCAACTTCATCAGGTCGAGCAGGTTCGTACCGCCCGCGATGAACTTTGCACCAACAGTATCGATATCCTTGACCGCAGCCTCGGGCGTAGCGGGCTTCTCGTACGTGAAGGTCTTCATGCCACCAGCTCCCCGCGCGCGTTGGCTTCCATCGCGGCGTCCTTCTCGTCCGCGGTCCGGCCTGCGGGCTCGGCACCACCGACTTCGCGGATCGCATCGACAATGTTCGGATACGCGGCGCAACGGCACAGATTGCCGCTCATCCGCTCGGAAATTTCGGCATCGTCGAACTTCGGATCGGTCAGGTCGCCCGACGCATGGCTGGCCCAGCCCTTCTTGACCTCGTCGAGCATGCCGACCGCCGAACAGATCTGCCCCGGCGTGCAATATCCGCACTGATAGCCGTCATGCCGCACGAACGCGTCCTGCAATGCGTGCAGGTTGCCCGGCTGGCCGATACCTTCGATCGTCGTGATCTCGTCGTCCTGGTGCATCACCGCAAGCGTCAGGCAGGAATTGACGCGGCGCCCGTTGATCAGCACCGTGCACGCGCCGCACTGGCCGTGATCGCAGCCCTTCTTCGAGCCCGTCAGCCCGAGATGCTCGCGGCACAGGTCGAGCACCGACGTGCGAATATCGGGCTCGGCGTCATATGATTGACCATTGATCGTGAAATGCATGGCGGTGCCCCTGGTTGAATGTGCCGGGAATGTACGGATTTCGAGGACTCAACGCCGATGCGACCGATCGTTTCCTATTGCGACAAGCTCTCACACATCGGCGCGCTGGCGCTCGTCGCGGCAAGCGGGCAAGCTGCCGCGATGACGCCAGCTTCTCCCCGATTGTCGCCCCCGATCGTCATTGCGCATCGCGGCGCCAGCGGTCTTCGCCCCGAGCATACGCTGGCGGCCTATTCGCTCGCGATCGACCAGGGCGCGGACTTCATCGAGCCCGATCTTGTCCCGACCAAGGACGACGTTCTCGTCGCGCGCCACGAGAACAATATCGCGGAAACGACCAACGTCGCCGACCATCCCGAGTTCGCAGGCCGGAAAACCACCAAGACGATCGACGGCCAGACGATGACCGGCTGGTTCGTCGAGGACTTCACGCTCGCCGAACTGAAGACGCTGCGCGCGAAGGAGCGCCTGCCCAAGCTCCGCCCCGCGAACACCGCCTATGACGGCCAGTTCCAGATCCCCACGCTCGCCGAGATCATCGCACTCGCCAAGCGCCGCACCACCGAGACGGGCCGGACGATCGGCATTTATCCCGAGACCAAGCACCCGACCTATTTCGCCAAGATCGGCCACCCGACCGACGCGAAACTGGTCGCCGAACTGCGCGAGGCCGGCTGGGATTCGGCCAAGGCGCCGGTGTTCATCCAGTCGTTCGAGGTCGCCAACCTCCAGCGCCTGCACAAGATGACGAAGGTCCGCCTGATCCAGCTCATGGACGGGGAGGGCGGTCCCGCCGACGGCGCGCAGCCGAGCTACAAGGCGATGATCACGCCCGAGGGCCTGAAGGCGGTCGCCTCCTACGCCTACGGCATCGGCCCCAACAAGAGCATGCTGTGGACTGACGCGACCCCCACCACGCTGGTCGCCGACGCGCACGCGGCCGGCCTGCGGGTCCACCCCTGGACCTACCGCGCCGAAAACTATTTCGAACCGACCCGCTTCCGCCGCGGCACCGACCCCGCCGCCCACGGCGACATCGCCGCGGAGATCGACGCAGGTCTTGGACAAGGTATCGACGGTTTCTTCACCGACTTTCCGCTATACGGGAGCCAGGCGCGCGATCGGTCCCGCGCAGGAGTGAAGTAAATGCGTAAGGTTCTTCCCGTACTCGCGGTGCTGCCGTTCCTCGTAAGTGGCTGCATCAGCACGGCAACCTCGATCGTGAAGGCACCGTTCCAGGTCGCCGGCAAGGCGGTCGACTGGACGACGACCAGCCAGGAAGAATCGGACCGCAACTACGGCAAGAAGATGCGCAAGCAGGAAGCCGAAGAGGGCAAACAGCGCAAGGAACTGGCTAAACGCTGCAAGCGCGACCCGCAGCGCTCGGAATGCGGCCAGTACCAAGGCTATCGCGCCGGCAACTAAGCTCCCTTCTACCACCCCGGCGAAGGCCGGGGCCCAGTTGGGAAACAGAAGTAACTTAGCGCTGCGCTCAGTCAGCAACGTCCCCCAACTGGACCCCGGCCTCTGCACGGAAAATGGCCTAGTCCGCCAAAGCCTTCGCCACCGCGATCAGCACCGCCGGTTTCAGCTGCACGCCGAGATGCCCGCTCCGAACCTCCACGGCACGCCCCGCCGCGTCGTGGCATATGAACCCGTTGACCAACCCGTCCGACCGGCTCCAGATCGCGGTCGACCGTATCGGCAGCGGCGCGGCAATCGCCGCGCTGCGCGCGATCACCGCCGGATCGTCGAGCCGCTCGCCCGTCATCCATTCAAACGCTCGCCAGACGTTGGTCGCCTTGGCAGAGCCCGCAAAAGGCGAGCTGACCGTGATCACGGCCCGAACCAGATCGGGACGTTGGTGCGCGACCAAGCGCGCCATGATCCCTCCGAGACTCACCCCGACGAGCGTGACCGGCCCGGTTTGCGCTGCCAGCGCCGCGATCCGCGCTATCAAGTGCTCGGCCTCCACGCCGACCGTCCGCACGCCGAGATTGCGCCCCAATCCCCAGCCGGTCGCGCGGTAGCCGAGCCTTTTCAGATAGCCCCGCATCACGAAGTTCGAGCGGTCGGTGTTGAACAGCCCCGGAAGCACCATCACCGCCCTCCCGTCACCGCGAGGTACCGCAGCCAGCGCCGGACGATGGCGCCACCATGTTGCAACCGTCCACGCCGCGCGCGGCAACTCTGCCGCCCAAAGCGCTTTTGACGGCGGCTTCAAAACCACCCCATCACAGTAACCGGAAACGGCGTCCAAGCTCCAACCTTCACCCCCGCAAACCGAAGCGCATCACCCGTCCAGCTGTTACACGTCCGCACCGCGCTATAGCGCCCGTTGGCATCATAAAACGCATCATACCCTGCATACCCCGGATACCGCGCACCCCCGTCGCGAAAGCTCGCCCGGATATACGCCGCCAACCGCCGATACTGCGCGGGCGTCACCACGATCTCCCGAGCCCCATCGCCCGCGCGCGGCCTCGGCAGATGATCGACATGCATCAACGTCCGATTACTCCCGACCGCCGAAGCAATCACCGTCCGCAGCTTCACGTCCGCCCAGGTCGGCGTCTCTAGATAAAACGTCTTCTCCCCCCACCCGAACGACACATGATCGAACGCGCCAAACCGCGGATCACGCAGATCCTCCGCCCGAGCCACCCCGCGCCAGTCCACTCCCGCCGCGACCTTCGGCACGATGATCCCGGTATGCACGCCGTTGCTCTCGACGAAGATATGCACGCCCTCGACCGGCGCCCGCCAATCGCGATTGCTCGGGATCGACCCGCCGACCAGCCCCGCCACCGCATAGCTCGCGACCACTCCGAACACGGCGGCGATCGCCCGTAAAATCCATGTAACCCAACGCGTTTCCGTCTTCATTCCGTCATGCTAGACCAGCCGCATGGCCAATGACACACACGTACTGAGCACCCCGCCCGAAGGCGCGCCCGACTGGACGATCCCGCAGAACTGGGCGGATTACACCGCGGAGGATCACGCAACCTGGGACACGCTGTTCGCGCGCCAATCGAAGCTGCTCCCCGGCCGCGCCTCGAACGCCTGGCTGCGCGGGCTCGACGTGCTGAAGCTCTCGAAACCCGGCATCCCCGATTTCGAAGAGCTGTCCGAGCGCCTGACCAAGCTCACCGGCTGGTCGGTCGTCGCGGTTCCCGGCCTCGTCCCCGACGACGTGTTCTTCGACCATATGGCGAACCGGCGCTTCGTCGCCGGCAACTTCATCCGCCGCCCCGACCAGCTCGACTATTTGCAGGAACCCGACGTCTTCCACGACGTGTTCGGCCACGTGCCGATGCTCGCCGACCCAGTCTTCGCCGACTACCTCGCCGCCTACGGCCGTGGTGGCCAGCGTGCGCTGGGCCTCGACGCGCTGAAGTATCTGGGCCGGCTCTACTGGTACACGGTCGAGTTCGGCCTGATCGCAGAACCCGAAGGCCTGCGCATCTACGGTTCCGGCATCGTCTCCAGCTATGCGGAAACGCGGTTTGCCTTGGACGACCCGAGCCCGAACCGCATCGCGCTAGACCTCGCCCGGGTGATGCGGACCGAATACCGGATCGACGATTTCCAGCAGAACTACTTCGTCATTCCGAGCTTCGAGGAGTTGTTGCGGTTGACGGTAGAGACGGACTTCGCGCCGCTGTACGAGGAACTGAAGACGCTTCCGGATATTCCCGTCGCGCGGATCGAGCCCGGCGATGTGGTGATTACCGAGGGTACGCAGGACTACGCGACGTCGAAGGCGTCCGCTGAGACCGCATAAGCATCCTCTAGAAGCCACCACCCCGGCGAAGGCCGGGGCCCAGTTGGGATAGCGGTGCGGTTCTATCTCAAAGCTTCACCCAACTGGGCCCCGGCCTCCGCCGGGGTGGCGGCAGAGATGGGGTGAGGGCAACCCTTCCCAACTTGTTCCCCCGCGAAGGCGGGGGCCCAGACTGGGCCCCCGCCTTCGCGGGGGAACAGCCTTCTTCGGGGGAGGGCAGCCCTCAAATATCGAGCGCCCACCCATCACGCCCCTTGGGATCGAACGGCCCCTCCGCCACGAACCTCACCGCCCCAGCGCGCAACCGAAGCACACTCCAATCCCCCCGCCGGTCGACCGCCTCCAGCGAACACCCGCAAGCCTCATACGCCGCGACAACCCCAGCCCGCTGCGTCTCCAGCAACCCGGCAAGAACAATCGTCGCCCCCACATCCGAAATCGAAGCGATCTCCGGCGCCATCGACACCAGCGGCCCGGCAAGAATATTAGCGATAACCAGATCATACGGCGCACGAACCACGATCGCATCGTCCAGCGTGCCGTCCGCAACCACCAGATCGATCCCCTCGACCCCGTTGAGCGCCGCATTCTCAACCGTCACATCGATCGAGACCGGATCGATATCCGTCCCCATCACCTTGGCCCCAGGCCAAAGATGCGCCGCCGCAAACGCCAGCAACCCCGTCCCCGTCCCGATATCGATCACGTTCGCAAACGACGCCTCCGCCAACCCGTCCAGCATAGCAAGACACCCGCTGGTCGTCTCATGATGCCCCGTCCCGAACGCCCGGCTCGCCTCGATCAGGAAAGCCCGCTGGTCCGCCGGCACCGCGCCCGAATGCGCCCCGGTATGCACGAAGAACCGCCCGACCGACAAAGGCTCCAGCCCCGCCTGGCTCATCGTCACCCAGTCCGCATCCCCCAGCCGCTCGACCGCGATCTCGGCCCCCGCCGCGCTAGGCACCAGCGCGCGCACGGCGGCGACCGTATCCGCCGCCGGCTCATGCTCGAAATACGCATCGAGCCGCCAAGACTCCACGTCGTCCTCGATCTCCTCGGTCGTCATCAACACGCCGTCGATCGTCAGATCGTCGCTCGCATCGATCGCCTCCGCCTCCGCCCGCGTGCAGGGGAGGGTGAGTTTCCAACTATCGGACATAGCTCGCCCCATTCACGTCGATCACCGACCCCGTCATCGAGGCCGGCGCCTCCAACGCCAGAAACTTCGCCGCCGCCGCGATCTCGTCAGGCGCCGCGACCCGCCCAAGCGGAATGTCCGCCAGCAACGCATCGCCGCCACGGCTCGACAGATAGTCCTCCGCCATCCCGGTCATCGTGAACCCGGGGCACACCGCAAACGCGAGGATGCCCTCCCGAGCATACCCCCGGGCGATCGTCTTGGTCATCGCCACCATACCGGCCTTCGACGCGGCATAATGCCAATGCGCCGGCGAATCCCCGCGATACGCCGCCCGGCTCGCGATATTCACGATCCGCCCGCCAACCCCGCGAGCCTGCCAGTGCAGCACCGCCAACCGACAAAGCTCGGCCGACGCGGTCAGGTTGATCCGCATCGTCCGCTCCCACTGCGCGGTCCAGTCGTCATCGGCGAGCGGTGCCGCCTCGAACACGCCAGCATTGTTGATCAGCACGTCGATCGCGCCGCCCGCCTGCTCGAGCGCAGCGTTCCACAACGCAGTCGGCCCCGTAGGATCGCTGAAGTCGGCCGGGATACCGCTGGCGGTCCCATGCCCGATGACGGTCGCGCCCGCGTCGGTCAGCGCCGCATGAATGGCCGCGCCGATACCGCGGCTGGAGCCTGTAAGAAGAATGGTCATGCCGCACCTCTAGCGCGCGCTACGCCGCCTCGTCACGCCAATCCCGCACCCACGGACGATAGCCCGCGCCTAGGCCGCAACCTTCGCGACGAAATCGCCCGCGCTGTTCTTCAGGTTGCTGAGCCGCCCGTCGAGCACGTCGAACCCGCGACCCACGCCGTCGATCTCGGTCGCGACCGTCTCGGTATCCTCGCGGATCGCGGCGATCGTGTTGGACATCGAATCCGCCGCCAGCGCGGTCTCGTCCACCGCCGCGGTGATCGCGGTCACCGTCTGCGCCTGCGCCTCCATCGCGTAGCGGATGCGGTCGGCGCTCTCCTGCACCTCCGCTACCGTCGACTTGATCGACGCATTGGTCTCCACGGTCGAGCGCGTCGCCGACTGGATCGCGGCGATCTTCGCGGCGATGTCGTCGGTCGCCCGCGCGGTCTGGTTGGCGAGGCTCTTCACCTCCTGCGCCACCACCGCGAACCCGCGCCCGGCATCCCCCGCGCGCGCCGCCTCGATCGTCGCGTTCAGCGCGAGCAGGTTGGTCTGCCCGGCAATGTCGCGGATCAGCCCCAGGATCGACTCGATCGACTTCGCATGATCGCTCAGCGTTTCCGACATGCCGACCGCCTGTCCAGCCTGCGCCGATGCCCGATTGGCGATCTCGGCCGCAGCCTCCACTTCGGTCCGCGCGTCCTCGATCGCGCGGATCAGGCCGGCGGCGGTCTGCGCGGCTTCGCGCATCGCCACCGCGGACTGCTCTGCGGCGGCCGCGACTTCGCTCGCCTTGCCGAGCACCGCGCGGGTCGAGGCGGAACTCCGCAACGCCTGTTCGCGCAGCATATGCCCCTCGTCGGTCGCGGTCTCGACCATCGCCGCGATGCCGTCGCGAAATTCCGCCGCCAGCGTATCGCGCGCGACCTGCGCGGTATGCATCTGGTACCGGTTATAGATCGCGACGGTGATCTCGCCCTCCAGCGCCGACAGCCGCATCAGCGTGTCGATGAACACCGGCAGCTTCGGATCCGACCGATCGACCCGCCGCATCAGCACGTCGAGCGCGGCGCGGTCGCTCGCGCTGATCATCGACAGCAGCGCCATCGGCGATACGTCGGCGACATAGGCCGTTGCGACCGACCGCTCGATCGATTCGATCCAGGCGCGTCCACTCGTGTCCAGGAAGCGATTGCGCAGGAACGTGCAGCCGATCTCGATCATCTGGTCGGTTTCGTGCGGCGCCCAGATCCGTTCGTCGGAAAAACACTGCAGCCACTGTTCCCAGAACGCCCTGGACACATGCGTGATCTCGGGCGCCAGCGCGGCCCAGACTTCGCGGCTCGCGCCGGTCAGTG
This genomic window contains:
- a CDS encoding 50S ribosomal protein L11 methyltransferase produces the protein MSDSWKLTLPCTRAEAEAIDASDDLTIDGVLMTTEEIEDDVESWRLDAYFEHEPAADTVAAVRALVPSAAGAEIAVERLGDADWVTMSQAGLEPLSVGRFFVHTGAHSGAVPADQRAFLIEASRAFGTGHHETTSGCLAMLDGLAEASFANVIDIGTGTGLLAFAAAHLWPGAKVMGTDIDPVSIDVTVENAALNGVEGIDLVVADGTLDDAIVVRAPYDLVIANILAGPLVSMAPEIASISDVGATIVLAGLLETQRAGVVAAYEACGCSLEAVDRRGDWSVLRLRAGAVRFVAEGPFDPKGRDGWALDI
- a CDS encoding SDR family oxidoreductase: MTILLTGSSRGIGAAIHAALTDAGATVIGHGTASGIPADFSDPTGPTALWNAALEQAGGAIDVLINNAGVFEAAPLADDDWTAQWERTMRINLTASAELCRLAVLHWQARGVGGRIVNIASRAAYRGDSPAHWHYAASKAGMVAMTKTIARGYAREGILAFAVCPGFTMTGMAEDYLSSRGGDALLADIPLGRVAAPDEIAAAAKFLALEAPASMTGSVIDVNGASYVR
- a CDS encoding methyl-accepting chemotaxis protein, coding for MPAPGSIAASVDLMARLRVFDFDGSLTGASREVWAALAPEITHVSRAFWEQWLQCFSDERIWAPHETDQMIEIGCTFLRNRFLDTSGRAWIESIERSVATAYVADVSPMALLSMISASDRAALDVLMRRVDRSDPKLPVFIDTLMRLSALEGEITVAIYNRYQMHTAQVARDTLAAEFRDGIAAMVETATDEGHMLREQALRSSASTRAVLGKASEVAAAAEQSAVAMREAAQTAAGLIRAIEDARTEVEAAAEIANRASAQAGQAVGMSETLSDHAKSIESILGLIRDIAGQTNLLALNATIEAARAGDAGRGFAVVAQEVKSLANQTARATDDIAAKIAAIQSATRSTVETNASIKSTVAEVQESADRIRYAMEAQAQTVTAITAAVDETALAADSMSNTIAAIREDTETVATEIDGVGRGFDVLDGRLSNLKNSAGDFVAKVAA